Proteins encoded together in one Strongyloides ratti genome assembly S_ratti_ED321, scaffold srae_chrx_scaffold0000007 window:
- a CDS encoding Urocanase family-containing protein, translating to MFDISKLLDEEFLDVLPKYPHEFISNAKCPRAPKKQINLSLNEKKLAIRNILRYIPSKYHHKLAIEFSQELEDYGHIYAYRFMPPYFLKAPKIENIPIKNVEAASIILMILNNLDPDVAQYPMELITYGGNGQVFSNWIQFRLTLKYLKIVNYKQTLSLYSGHPMGIFPSHEKAPKLVITNGMMIPNYSTKELYEKYFALGVTQYGQMTAGSFCYIGPQGIVHGTTITILNAGRRYLSSNDLSGKVFVTSGLGGMSGAQAKAAVISGCIGVIAEINPLALKKRHAQGWLDIYSENVEDIINWIKEYKKNKKAISIGYLGNIVDLWERLCDEKENLVELGSDQTSCHNPFYGGYYPVGLTLEESNKLISTDNNKFKDYVKKSLIRHINAVKKLSKRGMSFWDYGNALLIECQRAGADVLDHNSEDGKTFIFPSYMQDIMGDIFSMGFGPFRWVCTSGLDSDLQKTDKIAQNVLNDIMSKKKLPNNVIRQYQDNIKWIENAGRHNLVVGSKARILYADQEGRTEIAIAFNNAIKDGTIKGPIVLSRDHHDVSGTDSPFRETSNITDGSAYTADMAIQNVIGDAMRGASWVSIHNGGGVGWGDVINGGFGLVLNGTDEAKERAKLMLFWDVSNGVARRSWSGNNYAKETIERTMKNNYNLIVTIPNNIEDETILNNLFN from the exons atgtttgacatatcaaaattattagatgAAGAATTTTTGGATGTTTTACCTAAATATCCTCATGAATTTATTTCTAATGCAAAATGTCCAAGAGCTcctaaaaaacaaataaatttatcattaaatgaaaaaaaattagcaaTTCGTAATATTTTACGTTATATTCCTTCAAAATATCATCATAAATTAGCAATTGAATTTTCTCAAGAACTTGAAGATTATGGACATATATATGCATATCGTTTTATGCCaccttattttttaaaagcacctaaaattgaaaatattccaattaaaaatgtagaAGCAGcatcaattattttaatgatattaaataatttagatCCTGATGTTGCTCAATATCCAATGGAATTAATTACTTATGGTGGTAATGGGCAAGTTTTTTCAAATTGGATACAATTTagattaacattaaaatatttaaaaatagttaattataagcaaacattatcattatattctGGACATCCAATGGGAATATTTCCAAGTCATGAAAAAGCACCTAAACTTGTTATTACTAATGGAATG atGATACCAAATTACTCAACAAAAGagttatatgaaaaatattttgctCTTGGTGTAACACAATATGGGCAAATGACTGCTGGAAGTTTTTGTTATATTGGTCCACAAGGTATTGTTCATGGGACAacaataacaatattaaatgCTGGTAGAAGATACCTTTCATCAAATGATTTAAGTGGTAAAGTTTTTGTAACATCAGGTCTTGGTGGTATGAGTGGAGCACAAGCTAAAGCTGCTGTTATATCTGGATGTATTGGTGTTATAGCAGAAATAAATCCATtagcattaaaaaaaagacatgCACAAGGATGGTTAGATATATATAGTGAAAATGTTgaagatattattaattggataaaagaatataaaaaaaataaaaaagcaATTAGTATTGGTTATTTGGGtaatattgttgatttatGGGAAAGATTATgtgatgaaaaagaaaatttggTTGAATTAGGATCAGATCAAACATCATGCCATAATCCATTTTATGGTGGATATTATCCAGTAGGACTAACATTAGAagaatcaaataaattaatatctactgataataataaatttaaagattatgttaaaaaaagtttaataagaCATATAAATgctgttaaaaaattatcaaaacgTGGAATGTCATTTTGGGATTATGGTAATGCACTCCTTATTGAATGTCAACGTGCTGGTGCTGATGTCCTTGATCATAATAGTGAAGATggtaaaacatttatttttccaTCATATATGCAAGATATTATGGGAGATATTTTTTCAATGGGTTTTGGTCCATTTCGTTGGGTTTGTACATCAGGATTAGATAGTGATTTACAAAAAACTGATAAAATAGcacaaaatgttttaaatgatattatgagtaaaaaaaaattaccaaaTAATGTTATTCGCCAATATcaagataatataaaatggaTAGAAAATGCTGGTAGACATAATTTAGTTGTTGGTTCTAAAGCACGTATTCTTTATGCTGATCAAGAAGGTAGAACAGAAATAGCAATTGCTTTTAATAATGCTATTAAAGATGGTACAATTAAAGGACCAATTGTTTTAAGTAGAGATCATCATGATGTTAGTGGAACAGATTCACCATTTAGAGAAACATCCAATATAACTGATGGATCTGCTTATACAGCAGATATGGCAATACAAAATGTTATTGGTGATGCTATGCGTGGTGCATCATGGGTTTCTATTCATAATGGTGGTGGTGTTGGATGGGGTGACGTTATAAATGGTGGATTTGGTCTTGTATTAAATGGTACTGATGAAGCTAAAGAAAGAGCTAAACTTATGTTATTTTGGGATGTATCAAATGGTGTTGCAAGAAGATCATGGTCTGGAAATAATTATGCTAAAGAAACAATAGAAAGAactatgaaaaataattataatttaattgttactattccaaataatattgaagatgaaacaattttaaataatctttttaactaa
- a CDS encoding Cadherin domain and Cadherin-like domain-containing protein has protein sequence MFPSTFYIFLLLSIQLVYCRRTDISVEAIKVNTSFLLIDEDWPLNTPLPISICTNKFKFLKISSGNDQDTFSLQPFNDTCGYLKLEKFLDADQLHPDGSRSQSFTIHFENKYRMRSEVEIQVVDINDNPPKFIDFKKEIPLSENAPRGTLVTHIQTFDPDKGIGGIARFFINDNRFSIENEKCSNSRCFGDIILTSTLDYETSPKINLTITAKDGASRTINSKESHINIIINIIDEEDSPPYFITDLSIPILIPENTKLGNKVFQIRAEDGDKRSEKKNAIRYLIEENDIFSIDSETGWLILEKEVDFEQQRDYSLKIQAIESGQNAMVTDGTLLIQIEDIDDNIPRCLDESYIMYLNASSWKFNLDKPIQVFDADEGKYASFLPIIKGSNQIVFRIMPEIVQKSATLELEISNVDTSLLTSKINELKYKILLSPSNTSQRPGHCDLFVQLISSNIKNNNINNLSNNNEDENKLNNVTNGFNMIQKKNNKINISNEKDIKTSDIKENIDTIIVAGVKNEEIQNIDNKKVKVYFTQSSYPVILTCNTPVNTIVASVKPKDINNDKINEVKYLLVGEKSKDFSIDKSTGIITVKNILEKNQNISVDIVAYYTVDGNNGTSSVPLIVYVTDCTKVLHSHNTLTTDTNIIEEEKPSLYFGEINENSMIGKEIIKLPIIMQKDKVNITYKVFLEETKEPLVNLSEDGEIIVGQVIDYEKYKSLNGHVVEFEGDEKSIILANFTIYIRDQNDNPPVFKKQIYEIELSEDSEVGKILQFDYPLATDEDSGIFSKLKYSFVRGPISLPFFIDEITSEIKLNSSLDYESVKKYEIEIKVIDNGDDDFNNEAISKLIVHVKNVNDNAPIFLPLKSNTFEISEDDTIGTIITILKANDLDENDIINYSLQTSNSEDEKYFNIDNEGKIVLGDSVKGMVGKNYTIEVKASDSGNPPLTATIKIYVIIKKASNGPIILWPKQNSVHFFKENEEYQSLLQINATLSDEYLVHNPNSKINFSIVQLSNDDWKNFEINNDGILRSKNVFDYEIKTKYELQIEVCDNESRCVLSNFRIMVTDINDNCPYFETLQNVEKYEITENIPIKNDEIGEKIAEIIPAIDKDGTLEFQSICYKVHHPNDKFFFPNKKIPTLYTNTSLDREYKDSYNVIIKTFDCNEYNTKLTCKDNNLNINDTQKIVIVKILDLNDNYPKFRERVFYGEIIQGKTKFGDVILNLEAIDLDIEPNGLSYSVLETIQIGTQTTKSERLPFSINSKTGEVVNNLFMNIDTPKNFTFNVIVQDSAGHEDEAKVIITVVEHYEQVEIIFDADISFIQENQKEIEKKLYEATSLKFIIDGIHDMGNDTKVSGHFLNQYNTVVSTASVTSILKNPVNDWQGEAQDVLYKQYKMKPIYSPLSENFEFSERYFNLFVVIACVFVFLVLLLLFCICRQVCCKKKNKLSELEKFRRHSLYHTNSLQTNSLKMPPPPPFTITNPNVVRAPSQNRVGEIITAIDMPYVVGKNTDNLTSTEL, from the exons ATGTTTCCATCAAcattctatatttttttgttattatctATTCAATTAGTTTACTGTAGGAGGACAGATATATCAGTTGAGGCTATTAAAGTTAAcacatcatttttattaattgatgAAGATTGGCCCTTAAATACACCACTTCCAATATCAATTtgtacaaataaatttaaatttttaaaaatatcatcaGGTAATGATCAAGATACTTTTTCATTACAACCATTCAATGATACTTGtggttatttaaaattagaaaaatttcttgATGCTGATCAACTTCATCCAGATGGTAGTCGTTCACAAAGTTTTACAATacattttgaaaataaatatcgtATGCGTTCTGAGGTAGAAATTCAGGTTGttgatattaatgataatcctccaaaatttattgattttaaaaaagagaTTCCATTAAGTGAAAACGCTCCAAGAGGTACTTTAGTAACACATATTCAAACATTTGATCCTGATAAAGGTATTGGTGGTATTGCaagattttttataaatgataatcgtttttcaattgaaaatgaaaaatgttCCAATTCAAGATGTTTTggtgatattattttaacatcaaCATTAGATTATGAAACAAGtccaaaaattaatttaactaTTACAGCTAAAGATGGTGCATCAAGAACAATAAATTCAAAAGAAtcacatataaatataataataaatattattgatgaAGAAGATTCTCCaccatattttataacaGATTTATCAATTCCAATTTTAATACCtgaaaatacaaaattagGTAATAAAGTATTTCAAATTAGAGCGGAAGATGGTGATAAAAgatcagaaaaaaaaaatgccaTTAGATATTTGATTGAGGAGAATGACATTTTTTCAATTGATTCAGAAACTGGTTGGcttatattagaaaaagaagTTGACTTTGAACAACAAAGAgattattcattaaaaatacaagCTATAGAATCAGGTCAAAATGCAATGGTTACTGATGGTACATTGTTAATACAAATTGAAGATATAGATGATAATATACCACGATGTTTAGATGAAAGTTATATAATGTATTTAAATGCTTCATCATGGAAATTTAATCTTGATAAACCAATACAAGTTTTTGATGCTGATGAAGGAAAATATGCATCATTTTTACCAATTATTAAAGGTAGTAATCAAATTGTATTTAGAATTATGCCAGAAATTGTACAAAAATCAGCAACATTAGAACTTGAAATATCAAATGTTGATACATCACTTTTAACatctaaaattaatgaaCTTAAATATAAG aTATTGTTATCTCCTTCTAATACATCTCAACGTCCTGGTCATTGCGATTTATTTGTACAACTGATTAgttcaaatattaaaaacaataatattaataatttatcgaATAATAATGAAGATGAGAATAAGTTAAATAATGTCACAAATGGATTTAATatgatacaaaaaaaaaataataaaataaatattagtaatgaaaaagatattaaaacatctgacattaaagaaaatattgataCAATTATTGTAGCAGGtgttaaaaatgaagaaattcaaaatattgataataaaaaggttaaagtatattttactCAATCTAGCTATCCAGTAATATTAACTTGTAATACACCTGTTAATACAATTGTTGCTTCAGTTAAACcaaaagatattaataatgataaaattaatgaggtaaaatatttattagttGGTGAAAAAAGTAAAGATTTTTCAATTGATAAATCAACTGGTATCATTactgttaaaaatatattagaaaaaaatcaaaatattagtGTTGATATAGTAGCATATTATACAGTTGATGGAAATAATGGTACATCATCAGTTCCATTAATAGTATATGTTACTGATTGTACTAAAGTGTTACATTCACATAATACTTTAACAACagatacaaatattattgaagaagaaaaaccatcattatattttggtgaaattaatgaaaattcaATGATTggtaaagaaataataaaattacctATTATAATGCAAAAAgataaagtaaatattacTTATAAAGTATTTCTTGAAGAAACAAAAGAACCATTAGTTAATTTATCTGAAGATGGTGAAATTATTGTTGGACAAGTTATtgattatgaaaaatataaatcattaaatGGTCATGTAGTTGAATTTGAAGGTGATGAAAAATCTATAATACTTGctaattttacaatttatattCGTGATCAAAATGATAATCCTcctgtttttaaaaaacaaatttatgaAATTGAATTAAGTGAAGATAGTGAGGTTGGAAAAATTCTTCAATTTGATTATCCTTTAGCTACTGATGAAGATTCTggaatattttcaaaattaaaatatagttttGTTAGAGGACCAATATCTTTaccattttttattgatgaaATAACATCagaaataaagttaaattcTAGTTTAGATTATGAAAGTGtcaaaaaatatgaaattgAGATAAAAGTTATTGATAATGGTGATgatgattttaataatgaagctatttcaaaattaattgttcatgttaaaaatgtaaatgatAATGCTCCAATATTTTTACCACTTAAAAGTAATACTTTTGAAATAAGTGAAGATGATACAATAGGTACAATTATTACAATACTTAAAGCAAATGATTTAgatgaaaatgatataataaattattcattaCAAACATCAAATTCAGaagatgaaaaatattttaatattgataatgaaGGTAAAATTGTTCTTGGTGATAGTGTAAAAGGTATGGTtggtaaaaattatacaatagAAGTAAAAGCTAGTGATTCTGGTAATCCACCATTAACAgcaacaataaaaatttatgttataattaaaaaagcaTCAAATGGACCAATAATATTATGGCCTAAACAAAATTCTGTTCATTTCTTTAAAGAAAATGAGGAATATCAAAGtctattacaaataaatgcTACACTTTCTGATGAATATTTAGTTCATAATCcaaattcaaaaataaatttttctattgttcaattatcaaatgatgattggaaaaattttgaaataaataatgatggTATTTTAAGAtctaaaaatgtatttgatTATGAAATTAAAACTAAATATGAATTACAAATTGAAGTATGTGATAATGAAAGTCGTTGTGTTTTAAGTAATTTTCGAATTATGGTTACagatattaatgataattgtccatattttgaaacattacaaaatgttgaaaaatatgaaataacAGAAAATATtccaataaaaaatgatgaaataGGTGAAAAAATAGCTGAAATAATTCCAGCTATAGATAAAGATGGAACATTAGAATTTCAATCAATATGTTATAAAGTTCACCATccaaatgataaatttttctttcctaacaaaaaaataccaACATTATATACAAATACATCATTAGATAGAGAATATAAAGATTCatataatgttattattaaaacatttgattgtaatgaatataatacaaaattaacttgtaaagataataatttaaatattaatgatacacaaaaaattgttattgttaaaatactTGATCTTAATGATAATTATCCCAAGTTTAGAGAAAGAGTTTTTTATGGTGAAATTATACAAGGAAAAACTAAATTTGGtgatgtaattttaaatttagaagCAATTGATTTAGATATTGAACCTAATGGTTTATCATATTCTGTTCTTGAGACAATACAAATTGGAACACAAACAACAAAATCTGAAAGATTAccattttcaattaataGTAAAACAGGGGAAGTAgtcaataatttatttatgaatattgatacaccaaaaaattttacatttaatgTTATAGTTCAAGATAGTGCTGGTCATGAAGATGAAGCTAAAGTTATCATTACTGTTGTTGAACATTATGAACAagttgaaataatttttgatgcagatatatcatttattcaagaaaatcaaaaagaaattgaaaa aaaattatatgaagcaacatcattaaaatttataattgatGGTATTCATGATATGGGTAATGATACAAAAGTTTCTGGACATTTCTTAAATCAATATAATACAGTTGTTAGTACTGCATCTGTTACATCAATACTCAAAAATCCAGTAAATGATTGGCAAGGTGAAGCACAAGATgtattatataaacaatataaaatgaaaccAATATACTCACCATTATCagaaaattttgaattttctgaaagatattttaatttatttgttgtaATTGCATGTGTTTTTGTATTTctagttttattattacttttttgcATCTGTCGACAAGTATGTTgcaagaaaaaaaacaaattatcagaattagaaaaatttcgtCGACATTCATTGTACCATACAAATAGTCTACAAACAAATTCCTTAAAAATGCCACCACCACCACCTTTTACAATAACTAATCCAAATGTAGTAAGAGCACCAAGTCAAAATAGAGTAGGAGAAATAATAACGGCAATTGATATGCCATATGTTGTTGGTAAAAATACTGATAATTTAACATCAAcagaattataa
- a CDS encoding Solute carrier family 22 member 13, with the protein MKFDDLLFTHLGEFGKYQAIQFLLVCLPTMFTAMHSLSWTFAAPEINHRCRLSNEFDDGNYFINKNISQYIPYDNYCLSKNSTEKCFYKKCFYNNTSSCPNGYVYYLPNNLYTAINRWDIVCERSIWKATIQSFYYIGQMLGSIIFGILGDRIGRKKVFMIAIIMQIVAGLLMPIAPNWLFYAFLRIITGFAHPGIFVIAVIIGMELVGPSKRKISSVFTGGFFAIGQIILGILAYYIRDYRYLHISIALPTILFLSYQFFVPESPRWLVSKKRYSEADKILNKAAKMNNSSMPEKWWEEIESLNDSEVNKTKKKHLTYSDLFKTPKIRLRSIVAFFIWPVVSMVYYGVSMKPDFLGGDPYIAFIFGGFMELPAMVLVYFTIDKFGRKPLLGGGYFFCAIFMIVSLFLDDLELHWIFNLILYSLVKGSITIVYASIYTFTPELFPTVIRNTAMGLCSTFARIGAILSSYVSMWLVTEFGRLYMIIPFSLCAIIACILTICLLPETVGESLIETIEQLEKSDNNSRSMTESKEISEMEELTTTKKS; encoded by the exons ATGAAATTTGATGATTTACTTTTTACACATTTGGGTGAATTTGGAAAATATCAAgcaatacaatttttattagtatgCTTACCAACAATGTTTACTGCAATGCATTCATTATCATGGACTTTTGCAGCACCAGAAATTAATCATAG atgtCGTTTATCAAATGAATTTGATGAtggaaattattttataaataaaaatatttcacaaTATATTCCATATGATAATTATtgtttatctaaaaatagtactgaaaaatgtttttataaaaaatgtttctaCAATAATACATCATCATGTCCTAATGGTTATGTATATTATCTAcctaataatttatatacagCTATAAATCGTTGGGATATTGTTTGTGAAAGAAGTATATGGAAAGCAACAATtcaaagtttttattatattggACAAATGTTAGgttcaataatttttggtATATTAGGTGATAGAATTGGtagaaaaaaagtttttatgaTTGCTATAATTATGCAAATTGTTGCAGGATTATTAATGCCAATAGCACCAAATTGGTTATTTTATgcttttttaagaataataaCTGGTTTTGCACATCCTGGAATATTTGTTATTGCTGTTATCATTGGAATGGAATTAGTTGGACcatcaaaaagaaaaatatcaTCTGTATTTACGGGTGGTTTTTTTGCAATAGgtcaaattattttaggTATTTTAGCATATTATATAAGAGATTATCGTTATCTTCATATATCAATTGCTTTACctactattttatttttatcatatcaattttttgtaCCTGAAAGTCCTAGATGGTTAGTATCTAAAAAACGTTATAGTGAAGCAGATAAAATTCTTAATAAAGCTgctaaaatgaataattcaTCAATGCCAGAAAAATGGTGGGAAGAAATTGAATCATTAAATGATAGTGaagtaaataaaacaaaaaaaaaacatttaacatatagtgatttatttaaaacaccAAAAATTAGACTTCGTTCAATTGTTGCATTTTTTATTTGGCCTGTTGTTTCAATGGTTTATTATGGTGTTTCAATGAAACCAGATTTTTTAGGTGGTGACCCATATATTGCATTTATTTTTGGTGGTTTTATGGAACTTCCAGCAATGGTTCTTGTATATTTTACTATTGATAAATTTGGTCGTAAACCTTTATTAGGTGGtggatattttttttgtgcCATATTCATGATAGTGTCGCTATTTCTTGATGATTTAGAATTGCATTGGATATTTAATCTTATTCTTTATTCATTAGTTAAAGGCTCAATAACAATTGTATATGCAtctatatatacttttacaCCAGAATTATTTCCAACAGTTATTAGAAATACAGCAATGGGTTTATGTTCAACATTTGCTAGAATTGGAGCTATTCTTTCATCATATGTTTCAATGTGGCTTGTCACAGAATTTGGAAGATTATATATGATTATACCATTTTCATTATGTGCTATTATAGCTTGTATATTAACAATATGCCTTTTACCAGAAACTGTTGGTGAATCATTAATTGAAACGATAGAACAATTAGAAAAGTCAGATAATAATAGCAGAAGTATGACAGAATCAAAAGAAATTTCTGAAATGGAAGAATTAACAACTactaaaaaaagttga
- a CDS encoding Guanine nucleotide-binding protein subunit beta-4 has translation MSELDQLRQEAEQLKSQIREARKAANDTTLASVAANLEQIGRIQMRTRRTLRGHLAKIYAMHWASDSRNLVSASQDGKLIVWDSYTTNKVHAIPLRSSWVMTCAYAPSGSYVACGGLDNICSIYSLKTREGNVRVSRELPGHTGYLSCCRFLDDNQIVTSSGDMTCALWDIETGQQVTAFTGHTGDVMSLSLSPDMRTFISGACDASAKLWDIRDGMCKQTFPGHESDINAVAFFPSGHAFATGSDDATCRLFDIRADQELAMYSHDNIICGITSVAFSKSGRLLFAGYDDFNCNVWDSMRQERAGVLAGHDNRVSCLGVTEDGMAVCTGSWDSFLKIWN, from the exons ATGAGCGAGCTTGACCAATTGAGGCAAGAAGCTGAACAGCTTAAAAGTCAAATCAGG gaaGCACGGAAAGCCGCAAATGACACAACTCTTGCCTCAGTCGCTGCCAATTTAGAACAAATTGGACGAATACAGATGCGTACGAGGCGGACGTTACGAGGTCATTTAGCTAAGATATATGCTATGCATTGGGCAAGTGATTCAAGAAATTTGGTTTCAGCTTCACAAGATGGTAAATTAATTGTGTGGGATTCATATACAACAAATaaa gTTCATGCTATTCCACTTCGTTCATCATGGGTAATGACTTGTGCATATGCTCCATCAGGCTCTTATGTAGCATGTGGAGGTTTAGATAACATTTGCAGTATCTATTCATTAAAAACACGTGAAGGAAACGTCCGTGTATCAAGAGAACTACCAGGTCATACTGGATATTTATCATGCTGTAGATTTTTAGATGACAATCAAATTGTAACCTCATCTGGAGATATGACTTGTGCATTATGGGATATTGAAACAGGACAACAAGTAACCGCCTTTACAGGACATACTGGTGATGTTATGTCTTTATCTCTTTCCCCTGATATGAGAACTTTCATTTCTGGAGCTTGTGATGCTTCTGCTAAATTATGGGATATTAGAGATGGAATGTGCAAGCAAACTTTCCCTGGTCATGAATCTGATATTAATGCTGTAGCATTTTTCCCATCAGGTCATGCTTTTGCTACTGGATCAGATGATGCAACTTGCAGATTATTTGATATTCGTGCTGATCAAGAATTAGCAATGTACTCtcatgataatattatttgtg GTATCACTAGTGTTGCTTTTTCGAAATCTGGAAGATTATTATTTGCTGGTTATGATGACTTTAATTGTAATGTATGGGATTCTATGCGTCAAGAAAGAGCag gAGTACTTGCTGGTCACGATAATCGTGTATCTTGTTTGGGTGTTACAGAAGATGGGATGGCAGTCTGTACTGGATCATGGGACAGTTTCCTTAAAATTTGGAATTAA
- a CDS encoding Buzidau: MHNIILFQKSMSIELKCPNTIEFYPFAYALYNEFLQNHCWYCLNEKEKINSLSRCSGCHFGLYCNTECQRLGWKDHIYECKAIQKTNGKEIPDIEVRLLGRIVTRYKLILKKKDVKINDFYKDRTSNRNIMDIWHHKNEIKNDYHAMAKFNSIYEKLIKFYDESNLLPKEDIFELHCRDFINRHAISDKGYLNEIGKGLYLDLCAYDHSCRPNTIYVCNGFVATLRPLNSSVNLLDKSSTFYSYIDLFACKQQRKKMLKDTWYFNCECERCKDDDEHILTSMICPSCVNDPKQYKRIPIQLWGDKHKKNGKLTCPECGTIVSQESVLEALKGMRFIEDILERKEIEEMSSKKAIDFLESILTKYATILPTVNVYYIKIVQALIPLIDSDDTEKLLDLHSMAEKSLRICFPENHPAIAFHLRNIGIFYQRLGKLDKSKNYFEEALKILQFSLSDDHSMTKDVNKLFNSVNDEILRLNESNDENIKINSNINSDDDSMTIINDNFEDINIKDCNPESPIKETTVSSINDDEFPLMELINDNQFKGNRKLETQDSLTEMFNEDTLDIPNLI; encoded by the exons ATgcataatattatattatttcagAAAAGTATGAGTATAGAGTTAAAATGTCCAAATACCATTGAATTTTATCCATTTGCTTATGCATtatataatgaatttttGCAAAATCATTGTTGGTATtgtttaaatgaaaaagaaaaaattaattctctaag tcGTTGTTCAGGATGCCATTTTGGATTATACTGTAATACTGAATGTCAAAGATTAGGTTGGAAAGATCATATATATGAATGTAAAGCTATTCAAAAAACAAATGGTAAAGAGATACCTGATATTGAAGTAAGATTATTAGGAAGAATTGTTACtagatataaattaattttaaaaaaaaaagatgttaaaattaatgatttttataaagatagAACATctaatagaaatataatgGATATTTGGCatcataaaaatgaaataaaaaatgattatcaTGCAATGGcaaaatttaattcaatttatgaaaaacttataaaattttatgatgaATCTAATTTACTTCCAAAAGAAGATATTTTTGAACTTCACTGTAGAGATTTTATAAATCGACATGCAATAAGTGATAAAGGTTATTTAAAT gaaATAGGAAAAGGTTTATATCTTGATCTTTGTGCTTATGATCATAGTTGTCGCCCAAATACGATTTATGTTTGTAATGGATTTGTAGCAACATTACGTCCACTTAATTCATCTGTTAATCTTTTAGATAAATCATCAAcattttattcttatattGATTTATTTGCTTGTAAAcaacaaagaaaaaaaatgttaaaagatACATGGTATTTTAATTGTGAGTGTGAAAGATGTAAAGATGATGATGAACATATTCTTACATCTATGATATGTCCAAGCTGTGTTAATGATCCCAAACAATATAAACGTATTCCAATACAATTATGGGGagataaacataaaaaaaatggtaaattAACTTGTCCAGAATGTGGTACAATTGTATCACAAGAATCAGTATTGGAAGCATTAAAAGGAATGAGATTTATTGAAGATATTTTAGaaagaaaagaaattgaAGAAATGTCTTCTAAAAAAGCTATTGATTTTTTGGAAagtattttaacaaaatatgcTACAATTTTACCAACGGTAAACGtttattacattaaaattgttCAAGCATTAATTCCCCTTATTGATAGTGATGATACAGAAAAACTTTTGGATTTACATTCAATGGCTGAAAAATCATTAAGAATATGTTTTCCTGAAAATCATCCTGCAATAGCATTTCATTTAAGAAATATTGGAATATTTTATCAACGTTTAGGAAAACTTGacaaatcaaaaaattattttgaagaagctttaaaaatattacaattttctTTGTCTGATGATCATTCAATGACAAAAGATGTTAATAAACTATTCAATAGTGTAAATGATGaaattttaagattaaaTGAAAGCAATGAtgaaaatatcaaaataaactCTAACATTAATAGTGATGATGACTCAATGacaattataaatgataactttgaagatattaatataaaagattgcAATCCCGAAAGTCCAATAAAAGAAACAACTGTTTCATCTATTAATGATGATGAATTTCCTTTAATGGAATTGATTAATGATAATCAATTTAAAGGAAATAGAAAATTAGAGACTCAAGATTCATTAACTGAAATGTTTAATGAAGATACACTTGATATACCAAACTTAATTTGA